The Azospirillum baldaniorum genome contains a region encoding:
- the dapE gene encoding succinyl-diaminopimelate desuccinylase yields the protein MSTAAAAPSFDPCDPVAVAQALIRCPSVTPEDGGALGVLEAALAPLGFVCHRLRFEEEGTAPVDNLYARLGTEGPNFCFAGHTDVVPPGELKGWSIDPFAAEIHNGRLYGRGAVDMKGAIAAFVAAAARHVKAVKETGDAPKGSISLLITGDEEGVAINGTRKVLDWLQAKGEKLDACVVGEPTNPKALGDMIKIGRRGSMTAFLTVHGAQGHVAYPHLADNPLPRLARMLTAITAEPLDAGTPHFQPSNLELTTIDVGNPAHNVIPAQGKATLNIRFNDLHTADTLLAWLRERLDGVGGSYELDHFVSGDSFLTPPGPLTELVADAAERVTGRRPEYSTTGGTSDARFIKNFCPVVEFGLVGQTMHKVDEHTALDDLTRLTDIYGEVLRNVFDRIG from the coding sequence TTCTGGAGGCGGCGCTGGCGCCGCTGGGCTTCGTCTGCCACCGCCTGCGGTTCGAGGAGGAGGGCACGGCGCCGGTGGACAACCTCTACGCCCGTCTGGGCACGGAGGGGCCGAACTTCTGCTTCGCCGGGCACACCGACGTGGTGCCCCCCGGCGAGCTGAAGGGCTGGTCCATCGACCCCTTCGCCGCGGAGATCCACAACGGCCGCCTCTACGGCCGGGGTGCGGTGGACATGAAGGGGGCCATTGCCGCCTTCGTCGCCGCCGCGGCCCGCCACGTCAAGGCCGTCAAAGAAACGGGGGACGCGCCCAAGGGCTCGATCAGCCTGCTGATCACCGGGGACGAGGAAGGGGTCGCCATCAACGGCACCCGCAAGGTGCTGGACTGGCTGCAGGCCAAGGGTGAAAAGCTCGACGCCTGCGTGGTCGGGGAGCCGACCAACCCCAAGGCGCTGGGCGACATGATCAAGATCGGGCGGCGCGGCAGCATGACCGCCTTCCTGACCGTCCACGGCGCGCAGGGGCACGTCGCCTACCCGCATCTGGCCGACAACCCGCTGCCCCGGCTGGCCCGCATGCTCACCGCCATCACGGCGGAGCCGCTGGACGCCGGCACCCCGCATTTCCAGCCGTCGAACCTGGAGCTGACCACCATCGACGTCGGCAACCCGGCGCACAACGTCATCCCGGCGCAGGGCAAGGCGACGCTGAACATCCGCTTCAACGACCTGCACACCGCCGACACGCTGCTGGCGTGGCTGCGCGAGCGGCTCGACGGGGTGGGCGGCTCGTACGAACTGGACCATTTCGTGTCGGGCGACAGCTTCCTGACCCCGCCCGGCCCGCTGACCGAACTGGTGGCGGACGCCGCGGAGCGCGTCACCGGGCGCCGTCCCGAATATTCGACGACCGGCGGCACGTCGGACGCCCGATTCATCAAGAATTTTTGCCCGGTGGTCGAGTTCGGCCTCGTCGGGCAGACGATGCACAAGGTGGACGAGCACACCGCGCTGGACGACCTGACCCGCCTGACCGACATTTACGGCGAGGTTTTGCGGAACGTCTTCGACCGGATCGGTTGA
- the cobT gene encoding nicotinate-nucleotide--dimethylbenzimidazole phosphoribosyltransferase has protein sequence MSNTQPAITFEEIRALVRNLPGPDLDAGTAALQRERQLTKPAGALGRLEEIAQWMATWQGQHPAEVRRPRVAVFAGNHGVAARGVSAYPAAVTAQMVQNFQNGGAAVNQLCEVADADLRVYELDLETPTADFTEGPAMGEEDCCQAMAYGMMAVETGVQLLALGEMGIGNSTAAAALCHALFGGEAKDWTGRGTGVDDEGLARKVAAVEAGLAANPQAKDDPFEALRCFGGYELAAIAGAILAARMARVPVLLDGYACTAAAAVLFKADRRALDHCMVAHRSVEPGHDHLLAAIGKEPLLDLGMRLGEGSGAALAINIVKSACACHAGMATFADAGVSTRGV, from the coding sequence ATGAGCAACACGCAGCCCGCCATCACCTTCGAGGAAATCCGCGCGCTGGTGCGCAACCTGCCGGGGCCGGACCTCGACGCCGGCACGGCGGCCCTCCAACGCGAACGGCAGCTCACCAAGCCGGCGGGCGCGCTCGGCCGGCTGGAGGAGATCGCCCAGTGGATGGCGACGTGGCAGGGCCAGCACCCGGCGGAGGTGCGCCGCCCGCGCGTCGCCGTCTTCGCCGGCAACCACGGCGTCGCCGCCCGCGGCGTCTCGGCCTACCCGGCGGCGGTGACCGCCCAGATGGTCCAGAACTTCCAGAACGGCGGCGCCGCCGTGAATCAGCTCTGCGAGGTGGCCGACGCCGACCTGCGCGTCTACGAGCTGGACCTGGAGACCCCCACCGCCGACTTCACCGAAGGTCCGGCGATGGGCGAGGAGGACTGCTGCCAGGCGATGGCCTACGGCATGATGGCGGTGGAGACGGGCGTCCAGCTTCTGGCGCTCGGCGAGATGGGCATCGGCAACTCCACCGCGGCGGCGGCGCTCTGCCACGCGCTGTTCGGCGGCGAGGCCAAGGACTGGACGGGCCGCGGCACCGGCGTGGACGACGAGGGGCTGGCCCGCAAGGTCGCCGCCGTCGAGGCCGGTCTGGCCGCCAACCCACAGGCCAAGGACGACCCGTTCGAGGCGCTGCGCTGCTTCGGCGGCTATGAGCTGGCGGCCATCGCCGGCGCCATCCTGGCCGCCCGCATGGCGCGGGTGCCGGTGCTGCTCGACGGCTACGCCTGCACGGCGGCGGCGGCGGTGCTGTTCAAGGCCGACCGTCGGGCGCTTGACCATTGCATGGTCGCCCACCGCTCGGTCGAGCCGGGCCACGACCATCTGCTGGCGGCCATCGGCAAGGAGCCGCTGCTCGATCTGGGGATGCGTCTGGGCGAGGGCTCGGGCGCGGCGCTGGCGATCAACATCGTGAAGTCGGCCTGCGCCTGCCACGCCGGCATGGCGACCTTCGCTGACGCGGGCGTCAGCACCCGCGGGGTGTGA
- the cobS gene encoding adenosylcobinamide-GDP ribazoletransferase, which translates to MPADSPAPSLSRWTSDLALAVVFLTRLPLRLSGPLAGDAHARAMGWFPLVGAGVGLFGGAVHGLAAMAHLPPLPAALLALGAMVWLTGALHEDGAADVADGFGGGRDKARKLEIMRDSRVGSYGVLAIVFSVAVRASALAALAEPSLVIPALLASGALSRGGMAVIARFMAPARADGLAARQGRPSPGTVALSLALALAVAVAALKGLAAAAVVVATLAVLAVAWQARRQIGGHTGDVFGAAQQVAEAAVLLTLAATVA; encoded by the coding sequence ATGCCCGCAGACTCCCCCGCCCCGTCCCTCTCCCGCTGGACCTCCGATCTGGCGCTGGCCGTCGTCTTCCTGACACGGCTGCCGCTGCGCCTGTCCGGCCCGCTGGCCGGGGACGCCCACGCCCGCGCCATGGGCTGGTTTCCCCTGGTCGGCGCCGGGGTCGGGCTGTTCGGCGGCGCCGTCCACGGGCTGGCCGCGATGGCCCATCTGCCGCCACTGCCGGCGGCGCTGCTGGCGCTGGGCGCGATGGTCTGGCTGACCGGCGCCCTGCACGAGGATGGCGCGGCCGACGTCGCCGACGGCTTCGGCGGCGGGCGCGACAAGGCGCGCAAGCTGGAGATCATGCGGGACAGCCGGGTCGGCAGCTACGGCGTGCTCGCCATCGTCTTCTCGGTCGCCGTCCGCGCCTCGGCGCTGGCGGCGCTGGCCGAGCCGAGCCTCGTCATCCCCGCCCTGCTCGCCTCGGGCGCCCTGTCGCGCGGCGGCATGGCGGTGATCGCCCGATTCATGGCTCCGGCCCGCGCCGACGGCCTCGCCGCCCGGCAGGGACGCCCGTCGCCCGGCACGGTGGCCCTGTCGCTCGCCCTGGCGTTGGCCGTGGCCGTGGCGGCGCTGAAGGGGCTGGCCGCTGCCGCAGTCGTTGTCGCCACGTTGGCCGTCCTGGCGGTGGCGTGGCAGGCGCGGCGGCAGATCGGCGGCCACACCGGCGACGTCTTCGGCGCCGCCCAGCAGGTGGCGGAGGCCGCCGTTCTGCTCACCCTGGCCGCGACTGTTGCATGA
- a CDS encoding histidine phosphatase family protein, which yields MKNTRWWLIRHAPVPNPGNAIYGRSDPAADTGDSDALAALAARLPAQAVWVTSHLRRTRQTAAALRLPGSDMALVERALAEQDFGRWEGLSHDAVAELHPEEARRFWSDPAAKAPPDGESFKAVMERVAGAVARLTDLYAGRDIVAVIHGGSIRAALALALDLTPQAALRLAVAPLSLSRIDHYGSDEGGSWSVAALNALGTFPGSGR from the coding sequence ATGAAAAACACTCGCTGGTGGCTCATCCGCCACGCTCCCGTCCCGAATCCGGGAAACGCGATCTACGGACGGAGCGATCCCGCCGCCGACACCGGCGATTCCGACGCGCTGGCGGCGCTGGCGGCGCGGCTGCCCGCGCAGGCGGTCTGGGTGACCTCGCATCTGCGCCGCACCCGGCAGACGGCGGCGGCGCTGCGGCTGCCCGGCAGCGACATGGCGCTGGTCGAGCGGGCGCTGGCCGAACAGGATTTCGGCCGCTGGGAAGGGCTGTCCCACGACGCCGTGGCGGAGCTGCATCCCGAGGAGGCCCGCCGCTTCTGGAGCGACCCGGCGGCGAAGGCCCCGCCGGACGGCGAGAGCTTTAAGGCGGTGATGGAGCGGGTGGCCGGCGCCGTCGCCCGGCTGACCGACCTCTACGCCGGGCGCGACATCGTGGCGGTGATCCATGGTGGGTCGATCCGCGCGGCGCTGGCGCTCGCCCTGGACCTGACGCCGCAGGCGGCGCTGCGGCTGGCGGTGGCGCCGCTCTCGCTGTCGCGGATCGACCATTACGGCAGCGACGAAGGCGGTTCGTGGTCGGTCGCGGCCCTGAACGCGCTCGGAACCTTTCCAGGCAGCGGGCGTTGA
- a CDS encoding pyridoxamine 5'-phosphate oxidase family protein, with protein sequence MARSADDREAAEKLWGMIKGVRICMMTTLDENGILHSRPMATLPHAGFDDGTLWFFTRADSPKVHELKTHWRVNLSYADPDKQDYVSVSGVAETVRDRDKIRFLWRDILSTWFPQGVDDPDLALLKVSVDQAEYWDSPSSAMVYAYGYVKAKITGEPPKPGDHAKIAFQ encoded by the coding sequence ATGGCAAGAAGCGCTGACGATCGCGAGGCCGCCGAGAAGCTCTGGGGCATGATCAAGGGCGTCCGCATCTGCATGATGACGACGCTGGATGAGAACGGCATTTTGCACTCCCGCCCGATGGCCACCCTGCCGCACGCGGGATTCGACGATGGAACCTTGTGGTTCTTTACGCGGGCTGACTCACCGAAGGTCCATGAACTGAAGACGCACTGGCGCGTCAACCTGTCCTACGCCGACCCCGACAAGCAGGATTACGTGTCGGTGTCCGGTGTGGCGGAGACGGTGCGCGACCGCGACAAGATCCGCTTCCTGTGGCGGGACATCCTGTCCACCTGGTTCCCGCAGGGGGTGGACGACCCCGACCTCGCGCTGCTGAAGGTCAGCGTCGATCAGGCCGAATATTGGGACAGCCCATCGAGCGCGATGGTCTACGCCTACGGCTATGTCAAGGCGAAGATCACCGGCGAGCCGCCGAAGCCGGGCGATCACGCGAAGATCGCGTTCCAGTAG
- a CDS encoding UDP-3-O-(3-hydroxymyristoyl)glucosamine N-acyltransferase yields MTPVSPAAPVTLAEIAAALGAALEGDGTLQISRAVHPSEAEGPEDLALAMEKGLTELLANGKAVAAVIAEGAEVPANLKGWIVVKRPRFAMAGLTTVFEKPVHAEPGVHPAAFVAPEAILGAGVSVGPFAYVGPRAVLGAGVIVMPHATVGAEAVIGKDCLLHPGARIGERVVMGERCIIHPNAAVGNDGFSFVTPEPGSVESAKATGKVVGTNVLIHRVNSIGTVILGDDVEVGANATIDRGTITATRIGSGTKIDNLVQIGHNVQIGTNCMLCGHVGIAGSTTIGDRVVLAGKVGVADHVKIGNDAVVAANSGVGTDIPAKAVYMGYPAVPRDRAFDQYKGLARLKRMHADVTDLKKRVGALDGGGKPAVEEK; encoded by the coding sequence ATGACTCCCGTTTCCCCCGCCGCCCCGGTCACCCTCGCCGAGATCGCCGCCGCCCTGGGCGCGGCGCTGGAGGGCGACGGCACCCTGCAAATCTCCCGCGCCGTCCATCCGTCGGAGGCCGAGGGGCCGGAGGATCTGGCGCTCGCCATGGAAAAGGGCCTGACGGAGCTGCTGGCCAACGGCAAGGCCGTCGCCGCCGTGATCGCGGAGGGGGCGGAGGTGCCGGCCAATCTGAAGGGCTGGATCGTCGTGAAGCGCCCGCGCTTCGCCATGGCCGGCCTGACCACCGTCTTCGAGAAGCCGGTCCACGCTGAGCCGGGGGTCCACCCCGCCGCCTTCGTGGCGCCGGAGGCCATCCTGGGCGCGGGCGTCTCGGTCGGTCCCTTCGCCTATGTCGGGCCGAGGGCGGTGCTGGGCGCGGGCGTGATCGTCATGCCCCACGCCACGGTCGGGGCGGAGGCGGTGATCGGCAAGGACTGCCTGCTGCACCCCGGCGCCCGCATCGGCGAGCGGGTGGTGATGGGCGAGCGCTGCATCATCCACCCCAACGCCGCGGTCGGCAACGACGGCTTCAGCTTCGTGACGCCCGAGCCGGGCAGCGTCGAATCGGCCAAGGCGACGGGCAAGGTGGTCGGCACCAACGTGCTGATTCACCGGGTGAACTCCATCGGCACGGTGATCCTCGGCGACGATGTGGAGGTCGGGGCGAACGCCACCATCGACCGTGGCACCATCACGGCGACCCGCATCGGCTCCGGCACCAAGATCGACAACCTCGTGCAGATCGGCCACAACGTGCAGATCGGCACCAATTGCATGCTGTGCGGCCATGTCGGCATCGCCGGCAGCACGACCATCGGCGACCGCGTGGTGCTGGCCGGCAAGGTCGGCGTGGCCGACCATGTGAAGATCGGCAACGACGCGGTGGTGGCGGCGAACTCCGGCGTGGGGACGGACATCCCGGCGAAGGCCGTCTACATGGGCTACCCGGCGGTGCCGCGCGACCGCGCCTTCGACCAGTACAAGGGGCTGGCCCGGCTGAAGCGGATGCACGCGGATGTAACCGACCTGAAGAAGCGGGTCGGGGCGCTGGATGGCGGCGGGAAGCCGGCGGTCGAGGAGAAGTGA
- a CDS encoding ABC transporter permease encodes MLPSDAAAMVHPNPAFSLRRVGAMVLRYWYLLRGSWPRFLELAYWPTMQMILWGYINQFMASSSAWVAQGAGVLVSAVLLWDVLFRGQLGVSVSFLEEMWSRNLGHLFVSPLRPGEWVAALFGMSLIRTVIGVVPAALLAIPLFGYSLFDLGLPLAGFFANLIVFGWSLGLVIVALILRYGMGAEGLAWIVVFMLAPVSAVYYPVSVLPGWLQWVALSLPSAHVFEGMRAILFDGTMRWDHLAWAVGLNALFMGLCTAAFLYSFHQARVRGALLQTGE; translated from the coding sequence ATGCTGCCGAGTGACGCCGCTGCGATGGTTCACCCGAATCCGGCCTTCTCGCTGCGCCGGGTCGGGGCGATGGTGCTGCGTTACTGGTATCTGCTGCGCGGCTCCTGGCCGCGCTTCCTGGAGCTGGCCTACTGGCCGACCATGCAGATGATCCTGTGGGGCTACATCAACCAGTTCATGGCCTCCTCCAGCGCCTGGGTGGCGCAGGGGGCGGGGGTGTTGGTCAGCGCAGTGCTGCTGTGGGACGTGCTGTTCCGCGGGCAGCTCGGCGTGTCGGTGTCCTTCCTGGAGGAGATGTGGTCGCGCAACCTCGGCCACCTCTTCGTCAGCCCGCTGCGCCCCGGCGAATGGGTGGCGGCGCTGTTCGGGATGAGCCTGATCCGCACCGTCATCGGCGTCGTGCCGGCGGCGCTGCTGGCGATTCCGCTGTTCGGCTACTCGCTGTTCGACCTCGGGCTGCCGCTGGCCGGCTTCTTTGCCAACCTGATCGTCTTCGGCTGGTCGCTGGGGCTGGTCATCGTGGCGCTGATCCTGCGCTACGGCATGGGGGCGGAAGGGCTGGCCTGGATCGTCGTCTTCATGCTGGCCCCGGTCAGCGCCGTCTACTACCCGGTCAGCGTCCTGCCGGGCTGGCTGCAATGGGTGGCCCTGTCGCTGCCCTCCGCCCACGTCTTCGAGGGGATGCGCGCCATCCTGTTCGACGGCACGATGCGCTGGGACCATCTGGCCTGGGCGGTGGGGTTGAACGCGCTGTTCATGGGGCTGTGCACGGCGGCTTTCCTCTATTCCTTCCATCAGGCGCGGGTGCGCGGGGCGCTGCTGCAGACCGGGGAATGA
- a CDS encoding ABC transporter ATP-binding protein, protein MDQCAKQHAIRAVNLTKRYGTARSGEVTAVDGISFTVAAGSVTGLLGGNGAGKTTTISMLLGLLLPTSGTVEVLGVDMVRHRHAALPRMNFSSPYVELPHRLTVRENLTVYGHLYGLKGVKRRVEELAEHLELTRFLERPSGGLSAGQKTRVALAKALLNRPELLLLDEPTASLDPDTADWIRTYLERYRLESGATILLASHNMLEVERMCDEVLMMRQGRIVDRGSPAGLLARYGRTSLEDVFLDIARDRAGAENASREAADAAE, encoded by the coding sequence ATGGATCAATGCGCAAAACAGCACGCCATCCGGGCCGTGAACCTGACCAAACGCTACGGCACCGCCCGGTCCGGCGAGGTCACCGCCGTGGACGGCATCTCCTTCACCGTCGCGGCGGGGTCGGTCACCGGGCTTCTCGGCGGCAACGGGGCCGGCAAGACGACGACCATCTCCATGCTGCTCGGGCTGCTGCTGCCGACCTCCGGCACGGTCGAGGTGCTGGGCGTGGACATGGTGCGCCATCGCCACGCGGCGCTGCCCCGCATGAACTTCTCGTCCCCCTATGTCGAGCTGCCGCACCGGCTGACCGTGCGGGAGAACCTGACCGTCTACGGCCATCTCTACGGCCTGAAGGGAGTGAAACGGCGGGTCGAAGAGCTGGCCGAGCATCTGGAGCTGACCCGCTTCCTCGAACGCCCCTCCGGCGGGCTGTCGGCGGGGCAGAAGACGCGGGTGGCGTTGGCCAAGGCGCTGCTCAACCGGCCGGAGCTTCTGCTGCTGGACGAGCCGACCGCCTCGCTCGACCCCGACACCGCGGACTGGATCCGCACCTATCTGGAGCGCTACCGCCTGGAGTCGGGGGCCACCATCCTGCTCGCCTCCCACAACATGCTGGAGGTGGAGCGGATGTGCGACGAGGTGCTGATGATGCGCCAGGGGCGGATCGTCGACCGCGGGTCGCCGGCCGGGCTGCTGGCGCGCTACGGCCGCACCTCGCTGGAGGACGTGTTCCTCGACATCGCCCGCGACCGCGCCGGCGCGGAGAACGCCAGTCGGGAGGCCGCCGATGCTGCCGAGTGA
- a CDS encoding ActS/PrrB/RegB family redox-sensitive histidine kinase: protein MTVGSATAATSLRHAMTHAGRPGPAQWTNLDGRVTLRTLILIRWIAVIGQLATVATVQLVMGFPLPLGPVLAAIGASVLLNLVAMAQRGGRLRLADRDAALYLGYDMLQLTLLLYLTGGLANPFAILLLAPMTVAAAILSRYSVVLLTGLNLVCLTVLAMWHFPLPWPEPMPSVAPLYAFGIWLSLSVSAGFISGYVFRVAEEARRFANALSASQVALAREQRLSSLGALAAAAAHELGSPLGTIAVVAKELLHDMPPDSPFTEDVALLQSQVMRCREILAELARKPEADGGDPFERLPLTALVEAAGAPHRLGHIQFTVERSDGSVGEEPIVRRSPEIIHGLGNFIQNAHQFADGRVTVAASWDARSATVVVMDDGPGYPAHLLSRIGEPYLSARSERSGHMGLGIFIAQTLLEKTGALVAFSNNRSGGARVVVRWDRGVLEPED from the coding sequence ATGACCGTCGGTTCCGCAACCGCCGCCACCTCCCTTCGCCACGCCATGACGCACGCCGGCCGGCCGGGTCCGGCCCAGTGGACCAACCTGGACGGGCGCGTCACGCTGCGCACCCTGATCCTGATCCGCTGGATCGCCGTGATCGGACAGCTCGCCACCGTGGCGACGGTGCAGCTCGTCATGGGCTTCCCATTGCCGCTGGGGCCGGTGCTGGCGGCCATCGGGGCCTCGGTCCTGCTGAACCTCGTGGCGATGGCCCAGCGCGGCGGGCGGCTGCGGCTGGCCGACCGGGACGCGGCGCTCTACCTCGGCTACGACATGCTGCAGCTCACGCTGCTGCTCTATCTGACCGGCGGCCTCGCCAACCCCTTCGCGATCCTGCTGCTCGCCCCGATGACGGTGGCCGCGGCGATCCTGTCGCGCTACAGCGTGGTCCTGCTGACCGGGCTCAACCTCGTCTGCCTGACCGTGCTGGCGATGTGGCACTTCCCGCTGCCCTGGCCGGAGCCGATGCCCTCGGTCGCCCCGCTCTACGCCTTCGGCATCTGGCTGTCGCTGTCGGTGTCGGCCGGCTTCATCAGCGGGTACGTCTTCCGCGTGGCCGAGGAAGCGCGGCGCTTCGCCAACGCCCTGTCGGCCTCGCAGGTGGCGCTGGCGCGCGAGCAGCGGCTGTCCTCGCTGGGCGCGCTGGCCGCCGCCGCCGCGCACGAGCTGGGCTCGCCGCTGGGCACCATCGCGGTGGTGGCGAAGGAGCTGCTGCACGACATGCCGCCGGACAGCCCCTTCACCGAGGACGTCGCCCTGCTGCAAAGCCAGGTGATGCGCTGCCGCGAGATCCTGGCGGAGCTGGCCCGCAAGCCGGAGGCCGATGGCGGCGACCCGTTCGAGCGGCTGCCCCTGACCGCGCTGGTGGAGGCGGCGGGCGCGCCGCACCGGCTGGGCCACATCCAGTTCACGGTCGAGCGCAGCGACGGCTCCGTGGGGGAGGAGCCGATCGTCCGCCGCAGCCCGGAGATCATCCATGGCCTGGGCAACTTCATCCAGAACGCCCACCAGTTCGCCGACGGGCGGGTGACGGTCGCCGCCTCCTGGGACGCCCGGTCCGCGACGGTGGTGGTGATGGACGACGGGCCGGGCTATCCCGCCCATCTGCTGAGCCGCATCGGCGAACCCTACCTGTCGGCAAGAAGCGAGCGGTCGGGCCATATGGGTCTGGGAATCTTTATTGCACAAACGCTGCTAGAGAAAACGGGTGCCCTTGTAGCCTTTAGCAATAACCGTAGCGGCGGCGCGCGAGTTGTCGTACGTTGGGACCGTGGTGTCTTAGAACCAGAGGACTAG
- a CDS encoding ActR/PrrA/RegA family redox response regulator transcription factor: MTTDESPTGETAKLTFTGDVTRSLLIVDDDAPFRTRLARAMEKRGFNVVAVDSVQLGIDVAQESAPAFAVVDLRLADGSGLDVVKTLRDARPDARIVMLTGYGNIATAVAAVKAGAVDYLPKPADADAVESALLADGRPLPSPPENPMSADRVRWEHIQRVFEQCDRNVSETARRLKMHRRTLQRILNKHAPRG; encoded by the coding sequence ATGACCACGGACGAGAGTCCAACGGGCGAAACCGCCAAGCTGACGTTCACGGGTGACGTTACCCGCAGCCTCCTCATCGTCGACGACGACGCGCCTTTCCGAACCCGCCTCGCGCGCGCCATGGAAAAGCGCGGTTTCAACGTGGTCGCCGTGGACAGCGTGCAGCTCGGCATCGACGTGGCCCAGGAATCGGCGCCGGCCTTCGCGGTGGTCGACCTGCGGCTGGCCGACGGCAGCGGCCTGGACGTGGTCAAGACCCTGCGCGACGCCCGCCCCGACGCCCGCATCGTCATGCTGACCGGCTACGGCAACATCGCCACGGCGGTCGCCGCGGTGAAGGCCGGCGCGGTGGACTATCTGCCGAAGCCGGCGGACGCCGACGCCGTGGAATCCGCCCTGCTGGCCGACGGCCGCCCGCTGCCCTCCCCGCCGGAAAACCCGATGTCCGCCGACCGCGTGCGGTGGGAGCACATCCAGCGCGTGTTCGAGCAGTGCGACCGCAACGTCTCCGAAACCGCCCGCCGGCTGAAGATGCACCGCCGCACCCTGCAGCGCATCCTGAACAAGCACGCCCCGCGCGGCTGA
- a CDS encoding DMT family transporter: MGATWLGIACGIGAGALWGLVFLAPELASAFTPLQLAAGRYLAYGLFAVLLVLPRWRALRAGLGLREWWALAWLSLLGNILYYALLATAVQMGGMAMTSLVIGFLPVAVTVIGSRDHGAVPVRKLVPSLLLGAAGILCIGWQSVGGVLGGVSGDGRTGMPMAELTGLLCAVGALVSWTVYAVGNSRWLARLGHVSAHDWSLLTGVMTGAQALLLAVPAFLFAQGGHAAGEWLRFAAVVTGLAILASIVGNALWNRMSRLLPLTLVGQMILFETLFALLYGFLWEQRLPTGMELAALVCVTGSVLSCVAAHRPKPPETARQPAPA, translated from the coding sequence ATGGGCGCGACGTGGTTGGGGATCGCCTGCGGCATCGGCGCGGGGGCCTTGTGGGGGCTGGTCTTCCTCGCCCCGGAACTGGCCTCGGCCTTCACGCCGCTCCAGCTCGCCGCCGGGCGTTATCTCGCCTACGGCCTGTTCGCCGTCCTGCTCGTGCTGCCGCGCTGGCGAGCCCTGCGCGCCGGGCTCGGCCTGCGGGAGTGGTGGGCGCTGGCCTGGCTGAGCCTGCTCGGCAACATCCTCTACTACGCTTTGCTGGCCACCGCCGTGCAAATGGGCGGGATGGCGATGACCTCGCTGGTCATCGGCTTCCTGCCGGTCGCGGTCACCGTCATCGGCAGCCGGGACCATGGGGCGGTTCCCGTCCGGAAGCTCGTGCCGTCGCTGCTGCTCGGCGCGGCCGGCATCCTGTGCATCGGCTGGCAATCGGTGGGCGGCGTGTTGGGCGGCGTATCGGGCGATGGCCGGACGGGGATGCCGATGGCCGAATTGACCGGCCTGCTCTGCGCGGTTGGCGCGCTCGTCTCCTGGACGGTCTACGCCGTGGGCAACAGCCGTTGGCTCGCCCGGCTCGGCCACGTCTCGGCGCATGACTGGAGCCTGCTGACCGGAGTGATGACCGGCGCGCAGGCGCTGCTGCTCGCGGTTCCCGCCTTCCTGTTCGCCCAAGGCGGCCACGCCGCCGGGGAATGGCTGCGCTTCGCCGCCGTGGTGACCGGCTTGGCCATCCTCGCCTCGATCGTCGGCAACGCCCTCTGGAACCGGATGAGCCGGCTGCTGCCGCTGACCCTGGTCGGGCAGATGATCCTGTTCGAGACTCTGTTCGCTCTGCTCTACGGCTTTCTCTGGGAGCAGCGGCTGCCGACGGGGATGGAGCTTGCCGCCCTGGTCTGCGTGACCGGCAGCGTTCTGTCCTGCGTCGCGGCCCACCGCCCGAAGCCGCCGGAGACCGCGCGGCAGCCGGCTCCGGCGTAA
- a CDS encoding helix-turn-helix transcriptional regulator, producing the protein MSTSPRLSIDVRSYGAAHSAHRHDFAQLVLPLSGALEIDIAGKGGRLGPCRAAFVEAGSSHTQTSDGPNRSLILDLDPALLKPAVGDRLIRHPFVALTPVAGKLIDYMGLMLDSRGVSADNLRLWVPLLLDALAEEPARPRSRLGTLLAAVEPDLAKPWTAETMAERACVSVSRLHALFRAELDTTPRAWLAEVRLKRACGWLARSDLSIAEIAYRTGYADQSAFTRAMRRATGLTPAAYRRQSRETRHKSP; encoded by the coding sequence ATGTCCACATCGCCGCGCCTCAGCATCGATGTCCGCAGCTACGGCGCGGCGCACAGCGCCCACCGGCACGATTTCGCTCAACTCGTCCTGCCGTTGAGCGGCGCCCTGGAGATCGACATCGCCGGAAAGGGTGGCCGTCTTGGGCCGTGCCGGGCGGCGTTCGTCGAGGCCGGCTCCTCGCACACCCAGACGAGCGACGGGCCGAACCGCTCGCTCATCCTGGACCTCGATCCGGCTCTCCTGAAACCGGCGGTCGGCGACCGGCTGATCCGCCATCCCTTCGTCGCGCTGACCCCGGTGGCCGGCAAGCTGATCGACTACATGGGCCTGATGCTGGACAGCCGTGGCGTGTCGGCGGACAACCTTCGCCTCTGGGTGCCCCTGCTGCTCGACGCGCTTGCCGAGGAACCGGCGCGGCCCCGGTCGCGGCTCGGAACCCTGCTGGCCGCGGTCGAGCCCGACCTCGCCAAGCCGTGGACCGCCGAGACGATGGCCGAGCGGGCCTGCGTCAGCGTCAGCCGGCTGCACGCCCTGTTCCGCGCCGAACTGGACACCACCCCGCGGGCGTGGCTGGCGGAGGTCCGGCTGAAACGGGCTTGCGGCTGGCTCGCGCGGTCGGACCTGTCCATCGCGGAGATCGCCTACCGCACCGGCTACGCCGACCAGAGCGCGTTCACGCGGGCAATGCGGCGGGCCACCGGCCTGACCCCCGCGGCCTACCGGCGCCAAAGCCGCGAGACCCGGCACAAAAGTCCGTAG